A stretch of the Sorangium aterium genome encodes the following:
- a CDS encoding IS1 family transposase, whose translation MPAPLPLETRVRIASALVEGNSIRSVARMVDVDKGTVMALALRLGEGCIRLHSRKVRNLAAHVIQMDEMWSFVQKKQARVTEKDAAEHGDAYLYVALDANTKLAISFHVGKRDGENTETFIKDLRSRLTVVPHITSDGWQPYIEAMAASFRGSADYAQCVKNYRGGPQRSPDHRYEPPRNPFVTKTPIFGAPKDELMSTSYVERFNLQTRHTVGRTRRLCLAFSKTLRGHRAAVGLGIAVYNWVRVHGTLGATPAVAAGLAERPWTLAELVTAAMAEEEEAPPPVPQPLKLQPRPGETPAPARELPNGRGFLRLVGSAPAAPVAPRGPTPPQDPPQAPEPRRMTQLNLFGDGE comes from the coding sequence GTGCCCGCACCGCTCCCGCTGGAGACGCGTGTCCGCATCGCGTCCGCTCTCGTGGAAGGCAACTCGATCCGCTCCGTCGCGCGCATGGTCGACGTCGACAAGGGGACCGTGATGGCCCTGGCGCTCCGCCTCGGAGAGGGCTGCATCCGGCTCCACAGCCGCAAGGTGCGCAACCTAGCGGCGCACGTGATCCAGATGGACGAGATGTGGAGCTTCGTCCAGAAGAAGCAGGCCCGCGTGACCGAGAAGGACGCCGCCGAGCACGGCGACGCGTACCTCTACGTCGCACTGGACGCGAACACGAAGCTCGCCATCTCCTTCCACGTCGGCAAGCGCGACGGCGAGAACACGGAGACGTTCATCAAGGACCTACGTTCGCGGCTCACGGTCGTGCCGCACATCACGAGCGACGGCTGGCAGCCGTACATCGAGGCGATGGCCGCCAGCTTCCGCGGCTCGGCCGACTACGCCCAGTGCGTCAAGAACTATCGCGGCGGGCCGCAGCGCTCGCCCGATCATCGCTACGAGCCGCCTCGGAACCCGTTCGTCACCAAGACGCCGATCTTCGGCGCGCCCAAGGACGAGCTCATGTCGACGTCCTACGTCGAGCGCTTCAACCTCCAGACACGTCACACGGTCGGCAGGACGCGCCGCCTCTGCCTGGCCTTCAGCAAGACGTTGCGCGGGCACCGTGCCGCGGTCGGCCTCGGCATCGCCGTCTACAACTGGGTGCGCGTCCACGGCACGCTCGGCGCCACGCCGGCCGTAGCGGCTGGTCTCGCAGAGCGACCGTGGACGCTCGCCGAGCTCGTCACCGCGGCCATGGCCGAGGAGGAGGAGGCGCCGCCGCCCGTGCCGCAGCCGCTCAAGTTGCAGCCTCGCCCCGGCGAGACGCCTGCGCCCGCTCGCGAGTTGCCCAACGGGCGCGGGTTCCTGCGGCTGGTCGGAAGCGCGCCTGCTGCGCCTGTGGCTCCCCGCGGGCCGACGCCACCGCAAGACCCGCCGCAAGCGCCTGAGCCGCGGCGGATGACGCAACTCAACCTGTTTGGAGATGGCGAGTAA
- a CDS encoding synaptic vesicle VAT-1 family membrane protein, which translates to MRKIVVHEPGSHDKLRVEEHPDPTAARGEVLVDVRAAGVNYADCVVRMGLYESAKKYVGWPITPGFEFAGTVAALGEGISDLAPGAPVFGVTRFGGYASRVAVPRHQVFPLPARLTPEEAAGFPAVFMTAYYALFELVRLRPGMSLLVHSAAGGVGSALVQLGKIAGCRVVGVVGAAHKVEAARRLGADAVIDKSSEPLWAAAERLAPEGYDVILDANGVETLRQSYRHVASAGKLVVYGFHTMLPRQGGRPSYPKLAVDFLRMPRFNPLDLCNDNKSVLAFNLSYLFNKTEILREAMERLVGWLDEGRLSAPPVKTFPLERAGEAHRAIESGSTVGKLVLTM; encoded by the coding sequence ATGCGGAAGATCGTCGTCCACGAGCCTGGCAGCCACGACAAGCTCCGCGTCGAGGAGCACCCCGACCCGACCGCGGCGCGCGGCGAGGTGCTCGTCGACGTGCGGGCGGCTGGCGTCAACTACGCCGACTGCGTCGTCCGCATGGGCCTTTACGAGTCGGCGAAGAAGTACGTCGGCTGGCCGATCACACCCGGCTTCGAGTTTGCCGGCACCGTCGCCGCGCTTGGCGAGGGCATCTCCGATCTTGCGCCCGGGGCGCCCGTCTTCGGCGTGACGCGCTTCGGCGGCTACGCCTCGCGCGTCGCGGTCCCGCGCCACCAGGTCTTCCCGCTGCCGGCGCGGCTCACACCGGAGGAGGCGGCCGGCTTCCCGGCGGTGTTCATGACGGCGTACTATGCGCTCTTCGAGCTCGTGCGGCTGCGGCCGGGCATGTCCTTGCTCGTGCACTCGGCCGCCGGCGGCGTCGGCAGCGCGCTCGTGCAGCTCGGCAAGATCGCCGGCTGCCGGGTGGTCGGCGTGGTGGGCGCGGCGCACAAGGTCGAGGCGGCGAGGCGCCTCGGGGCCGACGCGGTGATCGACAAGAGCAGCGAGCCGCTCTGGGCGGCGGCGGAGCGGCTCGCGCCCGAGGGATACGACGTGATCCTCGACGCGAACGGGGTCGAGACGCTGCGGCAGAGCTACCGGCACGTGGCCTCGGCCGGCAAGCTCGTCGTGTACGGCTTCCACACGATGCTTCCGCGGCAGGGCGGCCGCCCGAGCTATCCGAAGCTCGCTGTCGACTTCCTCCGGATGCCGCGCTTCAACCCGCTCGATCTCTGCAACGACAACAAGAGCGTGCTGGCCTTCAACCTCTCGTACCTGTTCAATAAGACGGAGATCCTGCGCGAGGCGATGGAGCGGCTCGTGGGCTGGCTGGACGAGGGGCGCCTCTCGGCGCCGCCGGTGAAGACGTTCCCGCTGGAGAGAGCGGGCGAGGCGCACCGGGCGATCGAGTCGGGCAGCACCGTGGGCAAGCTGGTGCTGACGATGTAG
- a CDS encoding DUF2169 family type VI secretion system accessory protein produces the protein MGHPAVDNKTPFALEPLFVTDEEGRPLLVALVQATFDLHPVRGVERAEQQPPPSLAGELWGADAATSSYKIEPTFAFFKPATDVVLIGHAQAPRHSVPELQVVFRVGPVGKAVRVLGDRAWVRNAGGLVPSRPRPFDRVPLNYEHAFGGWDRTHPDPAKHALEPRNPVGIGFRAPNAAVEEGLRLPNIEDPNDPLQHYGQVVAPAGLGFVSPDWQPRATLAGTYDEAWTKERMPLLPKDFDRRFFNAASKGLVAPGYLRGDEPVLVENASPFGRLSFRLPGLSAPRCRVELVRQEDAQVELRLDTVIVDTDADRVMTLFRGYVALRDGPHDVRTIAIEEDLGAVRRQVPSGWSREGARP, from the coding sequence ATGGGGCATCCCGCGGTCGACAACAAGACGCCGTTTGCCCTGGAGCCTCTCTTCGTGACCGACGAGGAGGGGCGCCCGCTCCTCGTCGCGCTGGTGCAGGCGACCTTCGACCTGCACCCGGTACGCGGCGTCGAGCGCGCCGAGCAGCAGCCGCCACCGAGCCTCGCCGGGGAGTTGTGGGGGGCCGACGCCGCCACGTCGAGCTACAAGATCGAGCCGACGTTCGCCTTCTTCAAGCCCGCGACGGACGTTGTCTTGATCGGCCATGCGCAGGCGCCGCGCCATTCCGTCCCGGAGCTCCAGGTCGTGTTCCGCGTCGGTCCGGTCGGGAAGGCCGTGCGGGTCCTCGGCGATCGGGCGTGGGTCCGTAACGCGGGAGGCCTCGTCCCATCGCGACCGCGGCCGTTCGATCGAGTCCCGCTCAACTACGAGCACGCCTTCGGTGGCTGGGACCGTACCCACCCTGATCCGGCAAAGCATGCGCTCGAGCCGAGGAACCCCGTGGGAATCGGCTTCCGCGCGCCGAACGCGGCCGTCGAGGAGGGTCTGCGCTTGCCGAACATCGAGGATCCGAACGATCCGCTGCAGCATTACGGGCAGGTTGTCGCACCAGCGGGACTCGGGTTCGTCTCGCCGGACTGGCAGCCCCGGGCCACGCTCGCCGGGACCTACGATGAGGCCTGGACCAAGGAACGGATGCCGCTCCTGCCGAAGGATTTCGATCGGCGGTTCTTCAACGCGGCCTCCAAGGGGCTCGTCGCACCGGGATACCTGAGGGGCGACGAGCCGGTGCTCGTGGAGAACGCGTCGCCGTTCGGGAGGCTCTCGTTCCGGCTGCCCGGGCTCAGCGCCCCGAGGTGCCGGGTAGAGCTCGTGCGGCAGGAAGACGCGCAGGTGGAGCTGCGGTTGGATACGGTGATCGTGGACACCGACGCCGATCGCGTGATGACGCTGTTCCGCGGGTACGTCGCGCTGCGGGATGGGCCGCACGACGTGCGCACGATCGCGATCGAGGAAGATCTGGGCGCTGTCAGGAGACAGGTCCCCTCGGGCTGGTCCCGGGAGGGAGCTCGACCGTAG
- a CDS encoding DUF4150 domain-containing protein, which produces MGVTVGVNMMSVVHAKSNGITIAFPDVCKTPAPPAPPLPIPYPNIAKSGDTAKGTKKVKCDGESVCVKDSNFSTSTGDEAGSLGGIVSSKTKGKAEFVNFSFDVKFEGKNVARAFDLMLHNDKNTPPFPVMQGPVVVILPAGPAPKRVCAACEKEF; this is translated from the coding sequence ATGGGCGTGACGGTAGGCGTGAACATGATGTCGGTGGTCCACGCGAAGAGCAACGGGATCACCATCGCATTCCCGGACGTCTGCAAGACCCCGGCGCCCCCCGCGCCGCCCCTGCCGATCCCCTACCCGAACATCGCCAAGAGCGGCGACACGGCCAAAGGCACGAAGAAGGTGAAGTGCGACGGGGAGTCGGTCTGCGTCAAGGACTCGAACTTCAGCACGAGCACCGGGGACGAGGCCGGCTCGCTCGGCGGGATCGTGTCGAGCAAGACCAAGGGGAAGGCGGAGTTCGTTAACTTCTCGTTCGACGTGAAGTTCGAGGGGAAGAACGTGGCGCGGGCGTTCGATCTGATGCTGCACAACGACAAGAACACGCCGCCGTTCCCGGTGATGCAGGGGCCGGTGGTGGTGATCCTGCCAGCAGGGCCGGCGCCGAAGCGGGTGTGCGCCGCGTGCGAAAAGGAATTCTGA